A stretch of Telopea speciosissima isolate NSW1024214 ecotype Mountain lineage chromosome 11, Tspe_v1, whole genome shotgun sequence DNA encodes these proteins:
- the LOC122644891 gene encoding uncharacterized protein LOC122644891, which produces MVRQPGKFQRGSYSTTSPTQYHKPEAAQAPKTAAAPYYGTQTLMCYNYNEVRHMIRDCPRARQGNSRPTVSSKAPQAKITICPPLPSTANKTQGRVYSVTNEEAYVDPGMISVCSQPTYVLFDSGATHSFVSPSFSKKIPIKPKLMAKNQMVSTPTGSKIELNMIYALCPIRVCDRGLTAKRKIQFKPKGGIEFTFKGIKRERPMKAIISALKVQKLLDEGCQCYLAFMVDNEAKIKPMDEISVERDFLDVFPKDLTRLPPDCETEFMINLVPGVAPISKAPYRMASMELKELQEQL; this is translated from the exons atggtacgacagccTGGTAAGTTTCAGAGGGGATCCTACTCTACCACCTCTCCGACTCAGTACCACAAACCTGAAGCAGCCCAGGCACCCAAGACAGCTGCAGCCCCTTATTATGGCACTCAAACTCTTATGTGCTATAATTATAATGAGGTCAGGCATATGATTAGAGACTGCCCCCGTGCCCGTCAAGGAAACTCTAGGCCAACTGTGTCTTCTAAGGCACCTCAAGCAAAGATAACCATTTGCCCTCCCCTTCCTTCTACAGCCAATAAGACTCAAGGGCGTGTGTACTCAGTCACCAATGAGGAAGCCTATGTGGATCCAG GTATGATTTCTGTTTGTTCCCAACCAACGTATGTGTTGTTTGATTCTGGGGCGACGCATTCATTTGTTTCCCCCTCTTTTTCCAAGAAGATACCGATCAAACCAAAGCTAATGGCCAAGAATCAGATGGTTagtacaccaacgggtagcaagATTGAACTCAACATGATTTATGCTCTTTGCCCGATACGTGTATGTGACCGTGGGTTGACGGCAA AGAGGAAGatccagtttaaaccaaaagggGGTATAGAGTTTACTTTCAAGGGTATTAAACGGGAGAGACCCATGAAGGCTATCATTTCTGCCCTTAAAGTCCAGAAACTATTAGATGAAGGCTGTCAATGTTACCTAGCCTTTATGGTGGATAATGAAGCTAAGATTAAGCCTATGGATGAGATAAGTGTGGAAAGGGACTTTCTGGACGTCTTTCCAAAAGATCTGACACGGTTGCCACCAGACTGTGAGACGGAGTTTATGATAAACCTAGTACCGGGTGTA